In the Caldisericia bacterium genome, TATCTCTTCAAATGTTGGATTAATTATAAATTTATCTTCAATTTTACCAACTCTTACTGCACCAACTGGACCTAAAAATGGTGCAGAAGATAGAGATAATGCAAGGGATGCTCCATTTAAGGCTAAAATATCTGCTGGATTCTCTTTATCTTGTGATAAAACCATTGCTATAATTTGAACATCATTATAGAAAAATTCGGGAAATAAAGGTCTTAAAGATCTATCTATTAATCTACCTTTAAGTATTTCTTCATCTGTTGGTTTTCCTTCTCTTTTATAAAATCCGCCTGGAATTTTACCAACTGCATAAAGTTTTTCTTCATAATCAACAACAAGTGGAAGAAAATCTTGCCCTTCTTTTACTTCTTTACTTACAGCACATGTAACTAAAACAACAGTACCACCACATTTTACTAGTGTGGCACTATCTGCTTGTTTTGCAACTTCACCAATTTCAAAAAAATATTTTTTATTAGAAATTTCAATTTCTAATGTCCGTTTATTTATATCTAAAATCATTTTTCTCCTTTAGAGAGTTAAATTACTTTCTTAAATTTAAACTCTCAATTAATTGTAAATATTTATCGTAATCTTTCTCCTTAAGATAATTAAGGAGTTTTCTTCTTCTTCCAACCATCTTAAGAAGCCCTCTTCTTGAGGAGTGATCCTTTTTATGCTCCTTAAGATGTTCGGATAACCTTCTAATCTTTTCAGTTAATATAGCAATCTGTACCTCAGGAGATCCTGTATCTTTTTCGTGTAATCTAAACTTTTCTATTATCTCCTGTTTTTCTTTTTTATCTAACATCTTTACCTCCTAACCTACCCTTTAACCCAGATTTAACTTTAATCCAGGTTAAGGATCATTGGTTTTATAACTTTAAAAAATTATATCATATTAAGGAAATTTTTCAAATTATATGGGTAAAAAATTATTTTTTCCAACCTAAAATATCATTTGCGGCAATAATTCCTGAAATAACTACTCCTTCAATTCCCCCTCCTGGAAATGTTGAAGCAGAAGCAAGATAAAGGCCTTTAATTGGAGTTTTAAAAAATGGCCTTTTTGTGTCAATTGATTGATCGAAAGAATAAAGAGCTCCCTCTGGCATCAATGTGTACCTTTCAAATGTTTTAGGTGTTGCTCCTTCTTTAATTAAAATTTTATCTTTAATTTCTGGAATTAATTTAATCAATTTTTCAATTGATTCATTAATATATTTCTCTTTTAAATTTTTATATTCCTCACTTTCTCTTTTAGGGAAATCATAATAATTAGCACCACTTATTATTGTTATACTTGATTTATTTGTTAGTGCTAAATTTGGATCAGCGTTTGAATTTATTACAACATCAATTTCATCATCAATATCTTTTATTAAATTTGGATAACCTTTTAAATCAATATCAACACTCAAAAAAGTCATAAAACATGATGGTGACATCCTTAAACTTTTAATATATTCTATATAATCTTTATCAATTTCTTTTTGATCAATGAGTTTTAAAAAAGTAACCTTTGCATTTATGTTTGAAATAACTATATCAGATTTAAAAAACTTTTCATTAGAAATTACTCCTTTTACAACTCCATTTTCAACA is a window encoding:
- the rpsO gene encoding 30S ribosomal protein S15, translated to MLDKKEKQEIIEKFRLHEKDTGSPEVQIAILTEKIRRLSEHLKEHKKDHSSRRGLLKMVGRRRKLLNYLKEKDYDKYLQLIESLNLRK